A part of Mycolicibacterium sp. TUM20985 genomic DNA contains:
- a CDS encoding acyl-CoA dehydrogenase family protein, translated as MTADLDDFRRDVRAWCREHVPTDWRRAQTGVADDQFVTFQKSWFAELHTAGYAVPHWPREWGGGMPVAEQIVLYQELAAHDAPRLVLAFVGIHHAASTLLAAGTDAQRRRHLPAILDGEIWVQGFSEPEAGSDLASLRTTARRTDDGYLVNGQKLWASGGLHADWCLLLARTDQNAPKRRGISYFLMDMQSPGIDVRPIRNAIGESHFCEIFLNDVLIPAEHLIGAENAGWQVAQATLGAERGMTMLELAERLGNAGFQRLVQECRTARPDGTRPIDDDVVADRLAQFDIEIAGLRGLCRKVVEGHDTGAAGPADPSIVKLFYSELLQRFTDFGTEVSGLAAHTVLTKPMSSGWESGAWALDFIGSWEWTIPGGSSEIQRTIIGERGLGLPREPVSS; from the coding sequence GTGACCGCGGACCTCGACGACTTCCGCAGGGACGTTCGGGCCTGGTGCCGGGAGCACGTCCCGACGGACTGGCGCCGCGCCCAGACCGGGGTGGCCGACGACCAGTTCGTCACCTTCCAGAAGTCGTGGTTCGCCGAATTGCACACTGCTGGCTACGCCGTGCCGCACTGGCCGCGCGAATGGGGTGGCGGCATGCCGGTTGCCGAGCAGATCGTGCTGTACCAGGAACTCGCGGCACACGACGCGCCGCGCCTGGTGCTGGCGTTCGTCGGCATCCACCACGCCGCGTCGACCCTGCTGGCCGCGGGCACCGACGCACAGCGCCGACGGCACCTGCCGGCGATCCTCGACGGCGAGATCTGGGTGCAGGGGTTTTCCGAACCCGAAGCCGGTTCGGATCTGGCCTCCCTGCGCACCACCGCCCGGCGCACCGACGACGGCTACCTCGTCAACGGTCAAAAGCTCTGGGCCAGTGGCGGATTGCATGCCGACTGGTGCCTGCTACTGGCCCGCACCGATCAGAACGCCCCGAAGCGCAGGGGTATCTCGTACTTCCTGATGGACATGCAGTCACCGGGTATCGACGTCCGCCCGATCCGCAACGCGATCGGCGAGTCCCACTTCTGCGAGATCTTCCTCAACGACGTCCTCATTCCCGCCGAGCACCTGATCGGTGCCGAGAACGCAGGCTGGCAGGTGGCGCAGGCCACGCTGGGCGCCGAACGCGGAATGACGATGCTCGAGCTGGCTGAGCGACTCGGCAACGCGGGTTTCCAACGCTTGGTGCAGGAGTGCCGGACCGCCCGCCCGGACGGCACACGGCCGATCGACGACGACGTGGTGGCCGACCGGCTCGCGCAGTTCGACATCGAGATCGCCGGCCTTAGAGGCTTGTGCCGCAAGGTCGTCGAAGGCCACGACACCGGCGCCGCCGGACCGGCGGACCCCTCCATCGTCAAGCTGTTCTACAGCGAACTGCTGCAACGGTTCACCGACTTCGGTACCGAGGTCTCGGGCCTGGCCGCCCACACCGTGCTGACCAAGCCGATGTCGAGCGGCTGGGAATCCGGCGCGTGGGCGCTCGACTTCATCGGGTCGTGGGAGTGGACCATTCCCGGCGGCTCCAGCGAGATCCAACGCACCATCATCGGCGAACGCGGGCTCGGCCTGCCTCGGGAACCGGTGAGCTCGTGA
- a CDS encoding acyl-CoA dehydrogenase family protein: protein MITDLGDEAKEYGRQALRAFQSAGGDELVQRAEADPTARAALVEHVLAELGAWELEPRGDAEQLEAAAALCRSAGYWALPYPVAERLCRTADDDGLIVVADTRPAGAVAGLDANWAAVTLDGRRGAAVAIGEPEAAFVTRLAVTVTDGDGLADLPAALVLPCWTLLGMLDRALELTIHHVRMRQQFGQPLSAFQSVQFQLTDGEVERAGLEMLAKYAIWSVAEDRDEALNDALALRMAALEAAEIVFRITHQLHGAVGFCDETTLSWLSRYSQPLRRLPQGLSATRALLTERLGARGLTGPYGADRESVS from the coding sequence ATGATCACCGACCTGGGTGACGAGGCCAAGGAGTATGGGCGCCAAGCCCTTCGGGCGTTCCAATCCGCCGGCGGCGACGAGCTGGTGCAACGGGCCGAAGCCGATCCGACGGCGCGCGCCGCGCTCGTCGAGCACGTCCTCGCCGAGCTCGGCGCGTGGGAACTCGAACCGAGAGGTGACGCCGAACAGCTCGAGGCGGCGGCCGCGCTGTGCCGCAGTGCCGGCTACTGGGCGCTGCCCTACCCCGTCGCCGAGCGGCTCTGCAGAACGGCGGACGACGACGGACTCATCGTCGTCGCCGACACCAGGCCGGCAGGCGCGGTTGCGGGTCTGGACGCCAACTGGGCCGCCGTGACGCTCGACGGACGCCGGGGGGCGGCCGTTGCGATCGGCGAGCCGGAAGCCGCCTTCGTGACGCGGCTGGCCGTCACGGTCACCGACGGCGACGGACTCGCCGACCTCCCCGCGGCGCTGGTGCTGCCCTGCTGGACACTTCTCGGAATGCTCGACCGCGCACTGGAATTGACCATCCATCACGTCCGGATGCGTCAACAGTTCGGTCAGCCCCTCTCGGCCTTCCAGAGCGTGCAATTCCAACTGACCGACGGCGAGGTCGAACGGGCGGGATTGGAGATGCTCGCCAAGTACGCTATCTGGAGCGTCGCCGAGGACCGGGACGAGGCACTGAACGACGCGCTCGCGCTGCGGATGGCCGCCCTGGAGGCGGCCGAGATCGTCTTCCGGATCACCCATCAGTTGCACGGCGCCGTCGGCTTCTGCGACGAGACGACGCTGTCGTGGCTGTCGCGGTACAGCCAGCCGCTGCGTCGGCTGCCGCAGGGGCTGTCCGCCACCCGCGCGCTGCTCACCGAGAGGCTGGGTGCGCGAGGTCTGACCGGCCCGTACGGCGCCGACCGCGAGAGCGTGTCGTGA
- a CDS encoding acyl-CoA dehydrogenase family protein: MDFDMGRDADNLRRQLRDLVKAHVPEDFLGAFTDDPADLEVAQDFCHLLADRGLLCMSWPPEFGGRGSSVWEQTVVREEMWAHHEPRGAQYMGVNWVGPTLMRHGTAEQQRRHLPPIARGDVIWCQGFSEPEAGSDLASLRTAATPDGDGWRINGQKIWTSYATMAQWCFLLARTTKWDKATTKKQAGLTIFLVPMDDPAITVRPIGCMMGPHHLNEVFIDDLRVTEADILGTLDGGWSIVADVLSFERLGIARYARCERLLQMAPELLDERWTELPAELRGRWTRMLTHCRRARLLAYRLVSLQSEGRVQPTDVAAYRIAVTKLDQDSAEVLMEIAAEAPEAGTALFRREVEDHWRYSQASTVSSGSIEMQRILLSRSLLAAR, from the coding sequence GTGGACTTCGATATGGGTCGTGACGCCGACAACCTGCGCCGGCAACTGCGCGACCTGGTGAAAGCTCATGTGCCGGAGGACTTCCTCGGTGCATTCACCGACGATCCCGCCGACCTGGAGGTCGCCCAGGACTTCTGTCACCTGCTCGCCGACCGCGGCCTGCTGTGCATGTCCTGGCCACCCGAGTTCGGCGGACGCGGATCATCGGTCTGGGAACAGACCGTGGTGCGGGAGGAGATGTGGGCCCACCACGAGCCGCGCGGCGCCCAGTACATGGGCGTCAACTGGGTGGGGCCGACGCTGATGCGTCACGGCACCGCCGAACAGCAGCGCAGACACCTGCCGCCCATCGCGCGCGGCGACGTCATCTGGTGTCAGGGCTTCAGCGAACCGGAGGCCGGCTCGGATCTGGCGTCGCTGCGCACCGCGGCCACCCCGGACGGGGACGGCTGGCGGATCAACGGCCAGAAGATCTGGACGTCATACGCAACGATGGCGCAGTGGTGCTTCCTGCTCGCGCGAACGACGAAGTGGGACAAGGCGACAACGAAGAAGCAGGCTGGCCTCACCATCTTCCTGGTACCGATGGACGACCCCGCCATCACCGTGCGGCCGATCGGCTGCATGATGGGCCCCCACCACCTCAACGAGGTGTTCATTGACGACCTTCGGGTGACGGAGGCCGACATCCTCGGCACGTTGGACGGCGGCTGGTCGATCGTGGCCGACGTGCTGTCCTTCGAGCGCCTCGGCATCGCCCGCTACGCCCGCTGCGAACGACTGCTGCAGATGGCTCCGGAGCTACTCGACGAACGCTGGACCGAGCTGCCCGCCGAATTGCGCGGACGGTGGACGCGGATGCTCACCCACTGCCGCCGCGCGCGACTGCTGGCGTATCGCCTGGTATCGCTGCAGAGTGAGGGGCGCGTGCAGCCCACCGATGTCGCGGCATATCGGATCGCCGTCACGAAACTGGACCAGGACAGCGCCGAGGTTCTGATGGAGATCGCGGCCGAGGCGCCCGAGGCGGGCACCGCGTTGTTCCGCCGCGAGGTCGAAGACCACTGGCGCTACTCGCAGGCCTCCACCGTCTCCTCGGGCAGCATCGAGATGCAACGCATCCTGCTGTCCCGCTCCCTGCTGGCGGCACGATGA
- a CDS encoding FadR/GntR family transcriptional regulator, giving the protein MPPGRTPQRRIAETVASELREAILAGRMADRLPTQDQLVSDFGVSHPSVREALRILETEGLITVRRGSVGGAEVHRPDRSSGAYHLGLLLQGAEVTLGDLARGLLLLEPLCAAEVARRADRGTAVVPALTANVEASAEAVSDGVAFTRIAREFHDLVVGFTPNDTMRHVVRSLVALWSAQERQWAVTQTRRGEYPSPSAARGAVRTHRRLVDEIAAGRADEVQSIARRHLAATQALVLDRFTDDVVNASSARSGRAAF; this is encoded by the coding sequence GTGCCACCCGGACGGACCCCCCAACGTCGCATCGCCGAGACCGTCGCGAGCGAACTGCGAGAGGCCATCCTGGCGGGACGCATGGCCGACCGGCTCCCCACCCAGGACCAGCTGGTGAGTGACTTCGGCGTGAGTCATCCGTCGGTGCGCGAAGCCCTTCGGATCCTCGAGACCGAGGGGTTGATCACCGTGCGGCGAGGCAGCGTCGGAGGCGCCGAGGTGCACCGGCCCGATCGATCGTCGGGCGCGTATCACCTGGGGCTGCTCCTGCAGGGCGCGGAGGTCACGCTCGGCGACCTGGCCCGAGGTCTGTTGCTGCTGGAACCGTTGTGCGCCGCCGAGGTGGCCCGGCGAGCGGACCGTGGGACCGCCGTCGTCCCGGCGCTGACCGCCAACGTCGAAGCGTCCGCGGAGGCAGTGTCCGACGGCGTCGCCTTCACCCGCATCGCCCGCGAGTTCCACGACCTGGTGGTCGGTTTCACCCCGAATGACACCATGCGTCACGTGGTGCGGAGCCTGGTGGCGTTGTGGTCGGCCCAGGAACGGCAGTGGGCGGTCACGCAGACCAGGCGTGGTGAATACCCGTCGCCGAGTGCCGCGCGGGGCGCGGTGCGTACCCACCGGCGGCTCGTCGACGAGATCGCCGCCGGCCGTGCCGACGAGGTGCAGTCGATCGCCCGCAGGCACTTGGCCGCGACGCAGGCCCTGGTGCTGGACAGGTTCACCGACGACGTCGTCAACGCGTCCTCGGCGCGTTCGGGCCGCGCGGCGTTCTAG
- a CDS encoding DedA family protein, which translates to MLQTIPPLAVYVVVGVIIGLESLGIPLPGEIALVSAALLASRHTLDINPVGVGAAATIGAIVGDTIGYAIGHRYGMSLFERLGRRFPKHFGPGHVALAKQLFTRWGVWAVFFGRFIALLRIFAGPLAGALKMPYRKFLIANATGALFWAGGTTAVVYYLGLAAEKWLSRFSWVALVIAVLLGIAFTLVMKERTATAIAKLEGEHDWDTLRKT; encoded by the coding sequence ATGTTGCAGACCATCCCGCCGCTCGCGGTGTACGTGGTAGTCGGTGTGATCATCGGGCTAGAGAGCCTCGGCATCCCGCTGCCCGGTGAGATCGCGCTCGTCAGTGCCGCGCTGCTCGCCTCGCGACACACCCTCGACATCAATCCCGTCGGCGTCGGTGCCGCGGCCACGATCGGCGCCATCGTCGGTGACACCATCGGGTACGCCATCGGCCATCGCTATGGCATGAGCCTCTTCGAACGACTGGGCCGACGGTTTCCCAAGCACTTCGGTCCCGGACACGTCGCGTTGGCCAAGCAATTGTTCACCCGGTGGGGCGTCTGGGCGGTGTTCTTCGGCCGGTTCATCGCGCTCCTCCGGATCTTCGCCGGACCGCTTGCCGGCGCATTGAAGATGCCGTATCGAAAGTTCTTGATCGCCAACGCCACTGGCGCCCTGTTCTGGGCCGGCGGCACGACCGCCGTCGTCTACTACCTCGGTCTGGCCGCCGAGAAGTGGCTGTCGCGGTTCTCCTGGGTCGCGCTGGTCATCGCCGTCCTGCTCGGCATCGCCTTCACGCTGGTGATGAAGGAGCGCACGGCCACGGCGATCGCCAAGCTGGAGGGCGAACACGACTGGGACACGCTGCGTAAGACCTAG
- a CDS encoding class I adenylate-forming enzyme family protein — protein sequence MSISLLLEMAASSDPERTAVVSGDVRLSTEDLSTLADGGAGVIAASGAQHVAYVGVGGSMLPLLLFASARAAVPMTPLNYRLSADALRALLDRLPDVLVIVDDDYRDAIGEGYRVMGSAEFVDAARIAEPTVEFADPDSVAVVLFTSGTTSQPKAVELTHNNLTSYVTGTVEFASADPGDAALVCVPPYHIAGVGAALSNLYAGRKMVYLSHFDAGEWVRLIGSENVTAATVVPTMLDRIVGVLDSTKTALPSLRTLAYGGSKVALPLVRKALSLLPDVGFVNAYGLTETSSTIAVLTPDDHRAALSASDDGLARRLASVGQPVPGIEVEIRADDGTVLGPGETGELYVRGEQVSGRYTDIGSVLDADGWFPTRDVAMLDDEGYLFIGGRSDDTIIRGGENIAPAEIEDVLIEHPAVRDCAVVGADDPEWGQIIVAIVVPTHGTAPDPDDLRNHVRAQLRGSRTPDRVVFRDELPTNATGKVLRRELVDELNASKESA from the coding sequence ATGAGCATCTCCCTGCTGCTCGAGATGGCAGCGTCGAGTGACCCCGAGCGGACGGCGGTGGTGTCCGGCGACGTTCGACTCAGCACCGAGGACCTGAGCACCCTTGCCGATGGCGGAGCCGGGGTGATCGCCGCCTCCGGCGCCCAGCACGTCGCCTACGTCGGGGTCGGCGGATCGATGTTGCCGCTGCTGCTGTTCGCCTCGGCACGCGCCGCGGTGCCGATGACACCGCTGAACTACCGGTTGTCCGCCGACGCGCTGCGGGCCCTGCTCGACAGATTGCCCGACGTCCTGGTCATCGTCGACGACGACTACCGCGACGCCATCGGCGAGGGCTACCGGGTGATGGGCTCGGCCGAATTCGTCGACGCCGCCCGCATCGCCGAGCCGACGGTCGAGTTCGCCGACCCCGACTCGGTGGCGGTGGTGTTGTTCACCTCCGGCACGACGTCGCAGCCCAAGGCCGTCGAGCTCACCCACAACAACCTGACCAGTTACGTCACCGGGACGGTCGAGTTCGCCTCCGCCGATCCGGGGGACGCCGCGCTGGTGTGCGTGCCGCCGTATCACATCGCCGGAGTCGGAGCCGCGCTATCCAACCTGTACGCGGGCCGAAAGATGGTGTACCTGAGCCATTTCGATGCAGGGGAATGGGTGCGACTGATCGGTTCCGAGAACGTCACCGCCGCCACGGTCGTGCCGACCATGCTGGATCGCATCGTTGGTGTGCTCGACTCCACCAAGACGGCGCTGCCCTCCCTACGCACGCTGGCCTATGGCGGGTCCAAGGTCGCGCTCCCCCTGGTCCGCAAGGCGCTGTCGCTGTTGCCCGACGTCGGTTTCGTCAATGCGTACGGCCTCACCGAGACCAGTTCCACCATTGCGGTGTTGACCCCCGACGACCATCGGGCTGCTCTGAGTGCGTCCGACGACGGGCTGGCACGCCGACTCGCATCGGTAGGCCAGCCGGTCCCGGGCATCGAGGTCGAGATCCGCGCCGACGACGGCACCGTCCTGGGTCCCGGCGAGACGGGTGAGCTCTACGTGCGGGGCGAGCAGGTGTCCGGCAGGTACACCGACATCGGTTCCGTGCTCGACGCCGATGGCTGGTTTCCCACCAGGGACGTCGCCATGCTCGACGACGAGGGGTACCTGTTCATCGGCGGCCGCTCGGACGACACCATCATCCGAGGCGGCGAGAACATCGCACCCGCGGAGATCGAGGACGTCCTCATCGAGCACCCTGCGGTCCGCGATTGCGCGGTGGTGGGTGCCGACGACCCGGAGTGGGGACAGATCATCGTCGCAATCGTCGTTCCGACGCACGGCACCGCGCCCGACCCGGACGACCTGCGCAACCATGTCCGCGCCCAGCTTCGCGGCTCGCGCACCCCCGACCGCGTAGTGTTCCGCGACGAACTCCCCACCAATGCGACGGGCAAGGTATTGCGCCGCGAACTCGTCGACGAGCTGAACGCAAGCAAGGAGTCAGCATGA
- a CDS encoding SDR family oxidoreductase, producing the protein MSSQHHPLADRTLLVSGGSRGIGLAIAIGAARLGANAVLLAKTSQPHPKLPGTVHTAVAEVEAAGGKGLAVVGDVRNEEDVQRAVEVAVERFGGIDMVVNNASAISTDPTERLSAKKFDLMMDINVRGTFLLTKAALPHLRQSPNAHVMTLAPPLNLSQHWLGAHPVYTLSKYGMTLLSLGWAAEYADTGIGFSCLWPQTYIATSAVTNLADGDALVSASRSPAIMADAAAAILTTPAEQVNGQCFIDADVLVESGVTDLSRYGGGDDPMWDIFVDKP; encoded by the coding sequence ATGTCGAGCCAGCACCATCCACTAGCTGACCGCACCCTGCTGGTGTCGGGCGGCAGCCGGGGCATCGGTCTCGCCATCGCCATCGGCGCCGCCAGACTCGGTGCCAACGCGGTACTGCTCGCCAAGACCAGCCAGCCTCACCCGAAGCTGCCCGGCACCGTGCATACCGCCGTCGCAGAGGTGGAGGCCGCGGGCGGGAAGGGCCTCGCCGTGGTAGGCGACGTCCGCAACGAAGAAGACGTGCAGCGCGCGGTGGAGGTGGCCGTCGAACGCTTTGGCGGCATCGACATGGTCGTCAACAACGCCAGCGCCATCTCCACGGATCCCACCGAACGGCTGTCGGCCAAGAAGTTCGACCTGATGATGGACATCAACGTGCGCGGCACGTTCCTGCTGACCAAGGCCGCGCTGCCGCACCTGCGCCAGTCGCCGAACGCCCACGTGATGACCCTGGCGCCGCCACTCAACCTGAGCCAGCATTGGCTGGGCGCGCACCCGGTGTACACGTTGTCGAAGTACGGCATGACGCTCCTGTCGCTGGGCTGGGCCGCTGAGTACGCCGACACCGGAATCGGCTTCAGCTGCCTGTGGCCGCAGACCTACATCGCCACGTCGGCGGTGACGAACCTCGCGGACGGCGATGCCCTGGTGTCCGCCTCCCGCAGTCCGGCGATCATGGCCGACGCCGCGGCAGCCATCCTGACCACGCCCGCGGAGCAGGTCAACGGTCAGTGCTTCATCGACGCCGACGTCCTCGTCGAGTCCGGCGTCACCGACCTCTCCAGGTACGGGGGCGGCGACGACCCGATGTGGGACATCTTCGTGGACAAGCCATGA
- a CDS encoding methylmalonyl-CoA mutase family protein has protein sequence MSDHVIPRVETPSGLPLEPVYGPGDRAADPPPPGEYPFTRGNFASGYRGKTWTFRQYSGFGTAEESNGRYRYLLGQGGTGLSVALDLPTQCGYDSDDEEYGEEVGRVGVAVDTLADMEVLFDGIPLDEISTSFTINGTAAILLALYVAAAEKKGVPREKLTGTIQNDILKEYASRGTWIWPPEPSLRLIADTIEFCAAEVPRFNAISVAGAHFRDAGANAVQEMAFTLADGVTYCDTVVERGRMTIDKFAPQISFFFYTHGDFFEEIAKYRAGRRRWATIVRERYGATTDKASMFRFGCVAGGASLYAPQAQNNLVRVAYESLAAVLGGVQSMFTAAWDEPFALPSEESATLALRTQQILAYETGVTKVADPLGGSYFVEALTDATEAKIIEIMTDLDEHGGMVRAIEDGYLQGLIADEAFKIHHEVESGERPVVGVNKFVTDEPAPDIDTYELNAEGRDLQLKRLAKVKAERSDVAVRETLAALSAAAEGTENLMHRLVDCANAYCTVGEMVSTLKAVWGEFQQPVVF, from the coding sequence ATGAGCGACCACGTCATACCTCGGGTGGAGACGCCCTCCGGGCTCCCGTTGGAGCCCGTGTACGGACCGGGCGACCGCGCGGCCGACCCGCCGCCGCCCGGCGAGTACCCCTTCACGCGGGGCAACTTCGCATCCGGATACCGGGGCAAGACCTGGACCTTCCGTCAGTATTCGGGGTTCGGCACCGCCGAGGAGTCCAACGGCCGCTACCGATATCTGCTCGGTCAGGGTGGTACCGGCCTGTCGGTTGCCCTCGACCTGCCCACGCAGTGCGGTTACGACTCCGACGACGAGGAGTACGGCGAGGAGGTCGGTCGCGTCGGCGTCGCCGTCGACACGCTGGCCGATATGGAGGTGCTGTTCGACGGCATTCCGTTGGACGAGATCAGCACCAGCTTCACCATCAATGGCACCGCCGCGATCCTGCTGGCCCTCTACGTTGCGGCCGCCGAGAAGAAGGGGGTGCCGCGCGAGAAGCTCACCGGCACCATCCAGAACGACATCCTCAAGGAATACGCGTCGCGCGGCACCTGGATCTGGCCGCCGGAACCCTCCCTGCGTCTGATCGCCGACACCATCGAGTTCTGCGCGGCCGAGGTGCCCAGGTTCAACGCGATCTCCGTGGCGGGCGCCCACTTCCGCGACGCCGGCGCCAACGCCGTTCAGGAGATGGCGTTCACCCTGGCCGACGGCGTCACCTACTGCGACACCGTCGTCGAACGCGGTCGCATGACCATCGACAAGTTCGCGCCGCAGATCTCGTTCTTCTTCTACACCCACGGTGACTTCTTCGAGGAGATCGCCAAGTACCGGGCCGGCCGGCGCAGGTGGGCGACCATCGTGCGCGAGCGCTACGGCGCCACGACCGACAAGGCGTCGATGTTCCGGTTCGGCTGCGTCGCCGGCGGGGCGTCGCTGTACGCCCCACAGGCACAGAACAACCTCGTTCGCGTCGCCTACGAATCGTTGGCGGCGGTGCTCGGCGGGGTTCAGTCCATGTTCACCGCCGCGTGGGACGAGCCGTTCGCGCTGCCCAGCGAGGAGTCGGCCACGCTGGCGCTGCGCACCCAACAAATCCTCGCCTACGAGACCGGCGTGACGAAGGTCGCCGATCCCCTCGGCGGCTCCTACTTCGTCGAGGCGCTGACCGACGCGACCGAGGCCAAGATCATCGAGATCATGACCGACCTTGACGAGCACGGCGGCATGGTGCGCGCCATCGAGGATGGCTATCTGCAGGGCCTCATCGCCGACGAGGCCTTCAAGATTCACCACGAGGTGGAATCCGGCGAACGCCCCGTCGTTGGGGTTAACAAGTTCGTCACCGACGAACCTGCACCCGACATCGACACCTACGAGCTGAACGCCGAAGGCCGCGATCTGCAGCTGAAGCGGCTGGCAAAGGTCAAGGCGGAGCGCAGTGACGTGGCAGTCAGGGAGACATTGGCGGCTCTCTCCGCTGCGGCCGAAGGGACGGAAAACCTGATGCACCGATTGGTGGACTGCGCCAACGCCTACTGCACGGTTGGCGAGATGGTGTCCACGCTGAAGGCCGTGTGGGGCGAGTTCCAGCAGCCGGTGGTGTTCTGA
- a CDS encoding cobalamin B12-binding domain-containing protein, translating into MGTRVLVAKPGLDGHDRGAKIVARTLRDAGFEVIYTGIRQRIEDIVSIALQEDVALVGLSILSGAHVGLTTRVVDALRAADAGDIAVVVGGTIPQADVQKLLDAGAAAVFPTGTSLETLVRDVRALTKDAGE; encoded by the coding sequence ATGGGCACTCGTGTCCTGGTGGCGAAGCCAGGCCTAGACGGTCACGACCGGGGAGCCAAGATCGTCGCGCGGACGTTGCGCGACGCCGGCTTCGAGGTCATCTACACGGGGATCCGCCAGCGCATCGAGGACATCGTGTCGATTGCGCTGCAGGAAGACGTTGCGCTGGTGGGGCTCTCGATCTTGTCGGGCGCTCACGTGGGTCTGACCACCCGGGTGGTCGATGCACTGCGTGCCGCGGACGCCGGTGACATCGCGGTGGTGGTCGGAGGGACGATTCCGCAGGCCGACGTCCAGAAGTTGTTGGATGCCGGTGCTGCCGCGGTCTTTCCGACGGGGACGTCGCTGGAGACCCTCGTCCGCGACGTGCGGGCCCTGACGAAGGATGCTGGCGAATGA
- a CDS encoding LLM class F420-dependent oxidoreductase codes for MRLGVMIGAERGDSARKVAKLVSDIEWAEAAGMDTAWMPQVPNDFDALTMVALMAAHTTRIELGTAVVPLQAQHPIALARQALSVHAVAAVRLALGVGPSHHWIVRDMLGLPYEKPAAYTRDYLEVLHAAFQNPGPVDVENDTFTVHNPLDLPPVSPLPVLVAALGPVMLKIAGEHADGTVLWMADERAIGDHIAPRITKAAADAGRPAPRIVAGIPVCLCANSEIDAAKDRANRILSEAETSPNYQKLLDRGDARNVGDLCAAGDENAILARFKQFADAGVTDLSVRLLPIGDTRDELVASKYRTREVIGELAKAVR; via the coding sequence ATGAGACTTGGCGTGATGATCGGTGCCGAGCGTGGCGACTCCGCGCGCAAAGTGGCGAAGCTCGTCTCCGACATCGAGTGGGCCGAGGCCGCGGGGATGGACACCGCATGGATGCCGCAGGTACCCAACGACTTCGACGCGCTCACGATGGTGGCGTTGATGGCCGCGCACACCACGCGCATCGAACTGGGCACCGCGGTGGTGCCGCTGCAGGCGCAGCACCCGATCGCCCTGGCCCGCCAGGCGCTGTCGGTGCACGCCGTCGCAGCCGTTCGGCTGGCGCTCGGCGTCGGGCCGTCGCACCACTGGATCGTGCGCGACATGCTGGGTCTGCCATACGAGAAGCCCGCCGCCTACACGCGGGATTATCTCGAGGTGTTGCACGCGGCGTTCCAGAATCCCGGGCCGGTCGACGTCGAGAACGATACGTTCACCGTGCACAATCCCCTTGATCTGCCACCGGTTTCACCGCTGCCGGTGCTCGTCGCGGCGCTCGGTCCGGTGATGCTGAAGATCGCCGGCGAGCACGCGGACGGCACCGTGTTGTGGATGGCCGACGAACGCGCCATCGGCGACCACATCGCCCCACGGATCACCAAGGCGGCAGCCGACGCGGGCAGACCCGCGCCGAGGATCGTCGCCGGCATCCCAGTCTGCCTGTGCGCCAACTCCGAGATCGACGCCGCGAAGGACCGGGCCAACCGAATCCTGTCCGAAGCCGAGACGTCGCCGAACTATCAGAAGCTGCTGGACCGGGGCGACGCCCGCAACGTCGGCGATCTGTGTGCCGCGGGCGACGAGAACGCGATCCTGGCGCGATTCAAGCAGTTCGCCGATGCCGGGGTCACCGATCTGTCGGTGCGGCTGTTGCCCATCGGCGATACCCGCGACGAGCTGGTGGCGTCGAAGTACCGCACCAGGGAAGTGATCGGCGAGCTCGCCAAGGCCGTGCGATGA